Proteins found in one Kluyveromyces marxianus DMKU3-1042 DNA, complete genome, chromosome 2 genomic segment:
- the CCC2 gene encoding Cu(2+)-transporting P-type ATPase CCC2, protein MSDFQALLSVQGMTCGACVDTVHKQVSGVKGVEDCDVSLLTEECHVKFDSKLTSTSELVETIQDCGFDATLIAEEPLKLIGSVSEQHSGTILVGGMTCGACVQTVTTQVLKISGVLECTVSLATEECNVKFDPNLTSIAAIAECIEDCGFDAKIISEERSTVPTKEKQLCLKIFGLDPNDGAVVVEAKLSQLKGLLSVDVSMSEEEAKIVYDASEIGIRDIVDCIQSLGCETVISNALDNSTQLALLSKVREIHFWRGNCIRAAVSAVLIMSLYMCVPFLFPHRMGHFPYTMTPIKGFFYRDIFGIIITIYVQLYVGSYFYRAAWTSLKHGSGTMDTLIGISTACAYIFSFYSIASNIYHKSSTMPKVIFDTAIMLITFISLGKLLENRAKSETSTAMSKLISLTPSSCTIVLPDQTSREIPIELLQPNDIVEVVPGMKIPADGVIIRNETEVDESLITGESMLVEKTVGSQVIGGSVNGPGHFYFKATRVGEDTKLASIISTMKKAQLSKAPIQRYADRMAGVFVPFVLSLALLTFVIWMCVSYSLKNPPAIFNNDNGKFFTCMQISISVIIVACPCALGLAAPTAIMVGTGVGASNGVLIKGGEILEKCNSLQTFLFDKTGTLTTGRMSVENFIPLGDELKELHWKMIALCESIGDHPVAKAIVNFAENNINPSTTFDLQMSNEEVIIGKGISCKIYDKNSSETYDIVIGNKKLLPDGNAGNSPPSCLTESFVSINGNIVGKFEIADRVKVDSHLVIRYLQDMGIRCCMVTGDVHESALKVAEQLNIPASNVFSEVTPEEKRNIVIQLQNEGTERVAFVGDGINDSPALVEADLGISISSGTDIAIEAADIVILDSNNNNDTLKGLIYALDISRKTFHRVKLNFFWAFCYNTFMIPVAMGVLVPWGITLHPMLSGAAMALSSVSVVCSSLMLKRWTPPSLNTKPLKDSSGLSWMRFGRRRARNDDIELQERLV, encoded by the coding sequence ATGTCGGACTTTCAAGCCCTCCTTTCGGTCCAGGGAATGACATGCGGTGCGTGTGTGGATACGGTGCACAAGCAGGTGAGTGGTGTAAAAGGTGTGGAAGATTGTGATGTATCTTTGTTGACGGAAGAATGTCATGTAAAGTTTGATAGTAAGCTCACTAGCACGTCGGAATTAGTGGAGACAATTCAAGATTGTGGTTTCGATGCTACGTTGATCGCAGAGGAGCCTTTAAAATTGATTGGATCTGTTTCAGAGCAACATTCTGGTACAATTTTGGTCGGCGGAATGACTTGTGGTGCTTGTGTTCAAACAGTGACAACACAAGTTCTGAAAATTAGCGGTGTTCTTGAATGTACAGTTTCTTTGGCAACGGAGGAATGTAATGTGAAGTTCGATCCTAATCTAACGTCAATCGCTGCGATTGCCGAATGTATCGAAGATTGTGGATTTGATGCTAAAATTATTAGCGAGGAAAGAAGTACTGTTCCCactaaagaaaaacagcTGTGCCTTAAGATATTTGGTTTGGATCCAAATGATGGCGCTGTCGTCGTTGAAGCGAAACTATCGCAGTTGAAGGGCTTGCTATCCGTTGATGTCTCAATgagtgaagaagaagctaaaaTTGTCTATGATGCAAGCGAGATCGGTATCCGTGATATTGTCGACTGCATTCAGTCCTTGGGCTGTGAGACAGTGATATCAAATGCCTTAGATAACTCAACACAATTAGCTCTACTCTCTAAAGTTAGAGAAATACATTTTTGGAGAGGGAACTGTATCAGAGCTGCAGTATCTGCAGTTTTAATCATGTCcttatatatgtgtgtgcCGTTTCTATTTCCGCACAGGATGGGTCATTTCCCATATACTATGACACCCATTAAAGGTTTCTTCTACAGAGATATATTTGGAATTATTATCACGATATATGTTCAGCTATATGTTGGATCGTATTTCTATAGAGCGGCTTGGACCTCTCTAAAACATGGATCTGGTACCATGGACACTTTAATCGGAATTTCTACAGCTTGCGCATacattttttccttttattCCATTGCCTCTAACATTTACCACAAGTCTTCCACCATGCCAAAAGTTATTTTTGACACTGCAATCATGCTCATTACTTTCATCTCGCTTGGTAAATTACTCGAAAATAGAGCCAAATCAGAGACATCCACAGCAATGAGTAAACTTATATCATTGACTCCATCGTCTTGCACGATTGTCCTTCCCGATCAAACTTCTAGAGAGATTCCAATTGAATTACTTCAGCCAAATGATATCGTGGAAGTGGTTCCAGGTATGAAAATACCTGCTGATGGTGTCATCATACGGAATGAAACAGAAGTTGATGAATCTCTAATTACTGGTGAATCAATGTTGGTTGAGAAAACTGTGGGGTCTCAAGTAATTGGTGGAAGTGTAAACGGTCCAGGTCATTTCTATTTCAAGGCTACACGAGTTGGTGAGGACACAAAATTAGCTAGCATAATTTCAACCATGAAAAAGGCACAACTATCTAAGGCTCCAATTCAGAGATATGCAGATAGAATGGCAGGTGTATTTGTACCATTCGTCCTGTCTTTGGCGCTTCTAACATTCGTTATATGGATGTGTGTGAGttattctttgaagaatccaCCAGCAATCTTTAACAATGATAATGGAAAGTTTTTCACTTGCATGCAAATATCTATTTCGGTTATTATTGTTGCATGTCCATGTGCTTTGGGGTTAGCTGCACCAACTGCAATCATGGTTGGCACTGGTGTCGGTGCAAGCAACGGTGTTCTTATTAAAGGTGGTGAAATTTTGGAGAAGTGTAACTCTTTACAGACGTTCTTGTTTGATAAGACAGGAACTTTAACCACAGGCCGTATGAGCGTAGAAAATTTTATTCCATTAGGCGATGAGTTAAAAGAGCTACATTGGAAAATGATCGCCCTTTGTGAATCCATTGGGGATCATCCTGTTGCGAAGGCTATAGTAAACTTTGctgaaaataatattaacCCTTCAACGACCTTCGACTTGCAAATGTCAAACGAAGAAGTTATCATCGGCAAAGGAATCAGTTGTAAAATATATGACAAGAACAGCTCAGAAACCTACGATATAGTGATCGGAAATAAGAAATTGCTTCCTGATGGAAATGCTGGCAACTCCCCTCCATCATGCCTTACTGAATCATTCGTCTCGATTAATGGGAACATCGTTGGGAAATTCGAAATAGCAGATAGGGTTAAAGTTGATTCTCATCTAGTTATAAGATACTTACAAGATATGGGTATAAGATGTTGTATGGTAACAGGTGATGTGCATGAATCGGCACTAAAAGTGGCTGAACAACTAAATATTCCTGCTTCCAACGTTTTTAGCGAGGTTACACCTGAAGAGAAACGTAACATCGTaattcaacttcaaaatGAAGGTACAGAAAGAGTTGCTTTTGTGGGGGACGGTATCAATGACTCGCCGGCACTTGTTGAAGCAGACCTAGGtatatcaatttcttcagGAACTGATATTGCAATAGAAGCCGCAGATATTGTTATTCTTGATtccaataacaataacGACACTTTAAAAGGGTTGATATATGCTCTTGATATATCTCGTAAAACGTTTCACAGAGTTAAACTCAATTTCTTTTGGGCGTTTTGTTACAACACTTTTATGATCCCAGTTGCTATGGGTGTGTTGGTACCTTGGGGTATTACTTTGCATCCAATGCTGTCTGGTGCAGCAATGGCCTTGAGTTCTGTTTCCGTTGTGTGCAGCTCTTTAATGCTTAAAAGATGGACTCCTCCATCCTTAAACACAAAACCATTAAAAGACTCTTCCGGATTAAGCTGGATGAGGTTTGGTAGACGCCGTGCCAGAAATGACGACATCGAGCTCCAAGAGAGATTAGTGTAA
- the SWP1 gene encoding dolichyl-diphosphooligosaccharide-protein glycotransferase, with translation MKLQSLIVLFLALFECCVATGIVLKDVVLSFDSRTPSIQLDQVDIDSKAKSNETPVSLSETLTLSFETEDELSQANILVGVPSKGLEAGYTLKKKNSGDHSKYVANVPLSKYAGTFEGFSQLAITVLAANEETSLVKEIFQLNINTTETQSTSSKKANRFGPLDEIHHVFQQPPKTVNAFIAQVFSAIIAGALLVLLAAWVGFGVISFNLKSVSSYVFVALISGFEFIFYKYYFGSSIFDTLFKASLLLLPALLFGSATLKSFKH, from the coding sequence ATGAAATTGCAAAGTTTGATCGTGTTATTTCTTGCATTGTTCGAATGCTGCGTGGCAACAGGTATTGTTCTAAAAGATGTTGTGTTGAGCTTTGATAGCAGGACACCTTCTATTCAATTGGACCAAGTAGACATTGATTCCAAGGCCAAAAGTAACGAGACACCGGTTTCATTATCAGAGACATTGACTCTTTCGTTTGAAACCGAAGACGAACTCAGTCAGGCTAATATTCTAGTGGGTGTTCCTAGCAAAGGTCTAGAAGCTGGGTATaccttgaagaaaaagaacagcGGTGATCACAGCAAATACGTTGCTAATGTTCCATTGTCCAAATATGCAGGCACATTCGAAGGCTTTTCTCAATTGGCCATAACGGTATTGGCTGCGAATGAGGAAACGTCGCTCGTAAAAGAAATCTTCCAATTGAACATCAATACAACCGAAACTCAAAGTACTTCGAGTAAGAAGGCCAACAGATTTGGCCCATTGGATGAAATCCACCATGTTTTCCAACAACCACCAAAGACAGTGAATGCCTTTATTGCACAGGTATTTTCTGCCATCATTGCAGGTGCACTACTAGTGTTGTTGGCCGCATGGGTTGGATTTGGAGTCATCAGTTTCAACTTGAAGAGCGTGTCTTCTTACGTGTTTGTAGCTTTGATCTCTGGCTTTGAGTTTATCTTCTACAAGTACTACTTTGGTAGCTCGATCTTTGATACCTTATTCAAGGCATCTCTGCTTCTGCTACCGGCTTTGCTCTTCGGTTCTGCCACGTTGAAATCTTTTAAACATTAG
- the LUC7 gene encoding Luc7p — protein MSAILEQRKLISQLMSSAATSHGLSSPSTCKSFVVGHCPYELFQGTKQPMGQCTRIHSLSHKMQYERDLKKGKTYPEFDLEHYSILKKIVHDCDVQIEMAHKKLQHHEEHHKLTAMLQELNQLESKCALMLSEIDMLIQHGEVMKAMVQSCKYNKLQKERDALSERCRNMNENIGQSAQQKLQVCRVCGAFLSRLDTDRRLADHFMGKVHLGYVIMRKELEMCRKRLHEQGRDVNSYTHYTRKPHRHGNAHSNHQMHAYTRKSYRS, from the coding sequence ATGAGTGCAATACTGGAACAACGGAAGCTGATATCGCAGCTTATGTCGTCGGCAGCGACGTCTCATGGGCTTTCATCACCATCGACATGTAAATCGTTTGTCGTAGGTCATTGCCCATATGAACTATTCCAGGGAACCAAACAGCCAATGGGCCAGTGCACACGCATACATTCTCTATCACATAAGATGCAATACGAAAGAGACTTAAAGAAGGGCAAAACGTATCCGGAATTTGACCTCGAGCATTACTctatattgaagaagatagtGCATGACTGCGATGTACAAATAGAAATGGCACACAAGAAACTCCAGCACCATGAGGAGCATCACAAACTAACAGCCATGCTACAAGAACTTAACCAGCTTGAATCTAAATGTGCGTTGATGCTTTCTGAGATCGATATGCTGATACAACACGGAGAAGTTATGAAAGCCATGGTGCAGAGTTGCAAGTACAATAAGCTGCAAAAGGAGAGAGATGCGCTTAGCGAGAGGTGCAGGAATATGAACGAAAATATTGGACAAAGTGCACAACAAAAATTACAGGTGTGCCGTGTGTGTGGGGCTTTTCTATCGAGACTAGATACTGACAGAAGATTAGCAGACCACTTCATGGGGAAAGTTCACTTAGGATACGTTATCATGCGTAAAGAACTTGAAATGTGCCGTAAGCGGCTCCATGAACAGGGAAGGGATGTGAACTCATATACTCACTACACTAGAAAGCCTCATAGGCATGGAAATGCCCATTCAAACCATCAAATGCATGCATATACTCGCAAGTCATATAGGTCATGA
- the TIF34 gene encoding translation initiation factor eIF3 subunit i — MRPIVLKGHERPLTQVKFNRDGDLVFACSKDSVASIWYSINGERLGTLDDHSGTIWSIDVDENTTYCLTGGADFCFKIWEVATGVAVHSVSTRSPVIRVEFSPDGTKLLIVLDAVMGHVGSIVVYSLIRNENGEIVKVNEEPEYEINTIEEATKVFVASWSYNGKYIVAGHDDGQISTYNGESGEFIQVKKIHEKSIKDIQFSPDRTYFITSSRDSAACLIDVNTLDVLKTYKADCPLNSACITPLKEFVILGGGQDAKDVTTTSAREGKFEARIYHKVFEDEIGRVKGHFGPLNYVAVSPTGTSYASGGEDGYIRLHHFDKSYFDFKYDVEKTFEVERRQQLQKQE; from the coding sequence atgaGACCAATCGTTTTGAAAGGTCATGAGCGTCCATTGACGCAAGTGAAGTTTAACCGTGATGGTGATCTAGTATTCGCCTGTTCTAAGGACAGTGTCGCTTCTATCTGGTATTCTATCAACGGTGAAAGATTAGGAACTCTAGATGACCATTCCGGTACTATTTGGTCTATTGATGTTGACGAAAACACCACTTACTGTTTGACCGGTGGTGCCGATTTCTGTTTCAAGATCTGGGAGGTTGCCACTGGTGTTGCTGTGCACTCCGTTTCCACCAGAAGTCCAGTTATCAGAGTTGAGTTTTCTCCAGATGGAACCAAGCTTCTAATTGTGCTTGATGCCGTTATGGGTCATGTCGGTTCTATTGTTGTTTACTCTTTGATTAGAAACGAAAACGGTGAAATTGTGAAGGTGAATGAAGAGCCAGAATACGAAATTAATACTATTGAGGAAGCTACCAAGGTCTTTGTTGCTTCGTGGTCATACAACGGTAAATACATTGTTGCAGGTCACGATGACGGTCAAATCAGTACTTACAACGGTGAGAGCGGTGAATTCATCCAAGTCAAGAAGATTCATGAAAAGAGCATCAAGGACATCCAATTCTCCCCAGATAGAACATACTTCATCACATCTTCGAGAGACAGTGCTGCATGCTTGATCGACGTCAACACTTTGGACGTGCTAAAAACATACAAGGCCGACTGTCCATTAAACAGTGCATGCATCACCCCATTGAAGGAGTTCGTCATTCTAGGTGGTGGTCAAGATGCCAAGGATGTTACAACTACTAGTGCTCGTGAAGGTAAGTTTGAAGCCAGAATCTACCACAAGGTCTTTGAAGACGAAATCGGTAGAGTAAAGGGTCATTTCGGTCCATTGAACTACGTCGCCGTCTCTCCAACTGGTACTTCATACGCTTCCGGTGGTGAAGATGGTTACATCCGTTTGCACCATTTCGATAAGTCCTACTTCGACTTCAAGTATGATGTAGAAAAGACTTTCGAGgttgaaagaagacaaCAACTGCAAAAGCAGGAATAA
- the IMP1 gene encoding endopeptidase catalytic subunit IMP1: MSWLKISSYVVRTVCLVHITHAHFYEFTETRGESMLPTLNSVNDYVHVLKWYKDGRDLSIGDCIVAMKPTDPQCRVCKRITGMEGDLILVDPSQNDDEEAFDTFIKVPKGHVWVTGDNLSHSLDSRTYNSIPMGLIKGKIVAANDFNKPLSTLWGFRYITNNFVDETEG, translated from the coding sequence ATGAGTTGGCTTAAGATAAGTAGTTATGTGGTACGTACAGTATGTTTGGTGCACATAACGCATGCGCACTTTTATGAATTTACAGAGACGAGGGGTGAATCCATGCTACCCACTTTGAACAGTGTTAATGACTACGTACATGTGCTTAAATGGTACAAGGATGGGCGGGACCTCAGTATAGGAGATTGCATAGTTGCTATGAAGCCTACAGATCCACAATGCCGCGTTTGTAAGCGAATAACGGGCATGGAAGGCGATTTGATTTTAGTAGACCCCAGCCAGaatgatgacgaagaagcaTTTGACACTTTCATAAAGGTTCCAAAGGGTCATGTGTGGGTAACAGGAGATAATTTATCGCACAGCTTAGATTCGAGAACGTACAATTCGATACCGATGGGGCTAATCAAGGGTAAAATTGTCGCTGCAAACGACTTCAACAAACCTCTCTCGACACTTTGGGGATTCCGGTACATCACTAATAACTTCGTGGACGAAACAGAGGGGtga
- a CDS encoding carboxymethylenebutenolidase, translated as MLIKQSFKDLATSFDSTIRIHVVEPTVKGYPNAKFPAVLVFSEIYQVTGPVLRFAQTIAAQGYIAVLPSSYHNFIDSTPLAYDVEGTDLGNELKITKPLESYDEDVTLSLKVLEDMPNWNGRVGATGMCLGGHLAFRAQLDPRIKATTCFFPTDIHSHSLGKGKNDDTLEKVTANWQNDQECILIFGTKDTHVPWEGRDQIRKAVKDKPVTFLEINGAQHAFIRDEFSKGRYDATITKACLGFMFEQFDRKLKSELGDFVDDNAPIEHVC; from the coding sequence ATGCTTATTAAACAATCCTTCAAAGATCTTGCCACATCTTTCGACTCCACAATTAGAATCCACGTTGTAGAGCCAACGGTTAAGGGCTACCCAAACGCCAAATTTCCAGCAGTGTTAGTCTTTTCGGAAATTTACCAGGTTACTGGCCCAGTGTTGAGATTCGCACAAACCATTGCAGCCCAGGGATACATTGCCGTGCTTCCTTCCTCTTACCATAACTTTATTGACTCCACACCGCTAGCCTATGATGTGGAAGGCACTGATTTGGGGAACGAATTGAAGATCACTAAACCCTTGGAATCATACGACGAAGATGTAACATTGTCCCtaaaagttttggaagatatGCCTAACTGGAACGGTAGGGTCGGGGCCACCGGTATGTGCCTCGGTGGCCATTTGGCATTTAGAGCTCAATTGGATCCAAGAATCAAGGCTACCACTTGTTTCTTCCCAACTGACATCCATTCACATTCGCTAGGAAAGGGTAAAAATGATGATACTTTGGAGAAAGTAACCGCCAATTGGCAGAATGACCAAGAATGTATACTAATCTTTGGTACAAAGGACACCCATGTTCCATGGGAGGGTAGAGACCAGATCAGAAAAGCGGTGAAGGATAAGCCAGTCacatttttggaaattaACGGTGCCCAACACGCCTTCATCAGAGATGAATTCAGCAAAGGTAGATATGATGCTACCATCACGAAAGCATGTCTCGGATTTATGTTTGAACAATTCGATAGGAAGCTAAAGAGCGAATTGGGCGACTTCGTTGATGACAATGCCCCAATTGAACATGTTTGTTAG
- the RAT1 gene encoding ssRNA exonuclease RAT1: MGVPSFFRWLSRKYPKIISPVLEEHQVVEDGVKLPIDYSAPNPNGELDNLYLDMNGIVHPCSHPENKPPPENEDEMLLAVFEYTNRVLNMARPRKVLMIAVDGVAPRAKMNQQRARRFRSARDAKLQNEAREQVLREREDYGEVIEESVKNKKTWDSNAITPGTPFMDKLATALRYWTSFKLATDPGWRNLQVIISDATVPGEGEHKIMNFIRSQRADTQYNPNTTHCIYGLDADLIFLGLATHEPHFKILREDVFANNNYKKPKPHNMINLSEEEKQQLIQQDSEKPFLWLHISVLREYLAAELAIPHLSFQFDFERAIDDWVFMCFFCGNDFLPHLPCLDVRENSIDILVDIWKNILPRMKTYLTCDGNLNLEPVEALLGQLGEREGDLFKKKYIQEVRKQEAFERRKKLKNNPNVTKGKVDRNFMIPLENMPVFDVDGNAAEGSLNLSNKDFANMRKEMNKANEGDDEAAKALKERSEKNNGSSEFSTEELDNSILLSKSANYDTATSLQEKLLSKKLAMKEEEETNLKRKIDEINTPEESESSNVEDDLEEEEESSVVPEVVHTGTVKSGFVDTDESVKLYESGYHDRYYQQKFHVSAKDIPALQKDVVKCYVEGISWVLLYYYQGCASWTWYYPYHYAPFAEDFVNIKGLDIKFDLGEPFLPYEQLMSVLPAASGHALPEIFRPLMSDPNSEIIDFYPEEFPVDMNGKKMAWQGIALLPFIDEKRLLKAVREQYSKLTDAEKARNVRKKEVLLISNKNVNYDLFIKNLYSENPVEVLEFKHFKSGLSGFVSQDEEGFQLNSKLMCPINEGGLPDLSTNLFLRVAYTMPKIVEKCKSLILNGYIPPQPMLTPQDRDCIMYKYSNRWNPSMMKYNIVPVGPYGITQYQPRVGGYRSFFFHREQVNNTQQHTSHKTQYYAQQKPQASRYQQSRFNGGNYRNNYNNNGNSNNNGNNGSRYSNHNDHRRGFRN; this comes from the coding sequence ATGGGTGTTCCATCGTTTTTTCGGTGGTTATCGAGAAAGTACCCAAAGATTATATCTCCAGTACTAGAAGAGCAtcaagttgttgaagatggAGTTAAGTTACCGATTGACTATTCGGCCCCAAACCCCAATGGTGAGCTAGATAACCTATATCTCGATATGAATGGTATTGTGCATCCATGTTCGCACCCAGAAAACAAGCCACCTccagaaaatgaagatgaaatgCTTCTTGCTGTGTTTGAATATACAAATCGTGTCCTTAACATGGCCAGACCTAGAAAGGTTCTTATGATAGCTGTGGACGGTGTTGCTCCTAGAGCTAAGATGAATCAGCAGAGAGCACGTAGATTTCGTAGTGCTAGAGACGCGAAACTTCAAAATGAGGCTCGTGAACAAGTTCtcagagagagagaagattATGGTGAGGTAATTGAAGAAAGCGTTAAAAATAAGAAGACTTGGGATTCAAATGCAATTACCCCCGGTACTCCATTTATGGATAAGCTGGCTACTGCCCTTAGATACTGGACCAGTTTTAAGCTAGCTACAGATCCAGGATGGAGAAACTTACAGGTTATTATAAGCGATGCAACTGTTCCCGGTGAAGGTGAACATAAAATCATGAACTTTATCAGATCACAGAGAGCAGACACTCAGTATAATCCAAATACTACACACTGTATATACGGTTTGGATGCAgatttgatctttttggGTTTAGCTACTCATGAACCTCATTTCAAGATTTTAAGAGAAGATGTGTTTGCTAACAATAACTATAAGAAACCTAAACCGCATAATATGATAAACctttctgaagaagaaaaacaacaactcATTCAGCAAGACTCTGAAAAGCCATTTTTATGGCTTCATATCAGTGTTTTAAGAGAATATCTAGCTGCGGAATTGGCTATCCCACACTTATCATTTCAATTCGATTTTGAACGGGCAATAGATGATTGGGTGTTTATGTGTTTCTTCTGTGGTAACGATTTCTTGCCTCATTTACCATGTCTTGACGTGAGAGAAAATAGTATCGACATTTTAGTCGATATATGGAAGAACATCCTACCTAGAATGAAAACATATTTAACTTGCGATGGTAACTTAAACCTTGAACCGGTGGAAGCATTGCTCGGACAATTGGGTGAGCGTGAAGGTGATCTctttaaaaagaaatatattcaaGAAGTTCGTAAGCAAGAagcttttgaaagaagaaagaagttaaagaaTAATCCAAACGTCACTAAGGGTAAAGTTGATAGGAACTTCATGATTCCACTTGAGAACATGCCAGTGTTTGATGTTGATGGGAATGCAGCCGAAGGCTCATTGAATTTATCTAATAAAGATTTCGCTAACATGCGTAAAGAAATGAACAAAGCTAATGAAGGCGATGATGAAGCTGCTAAAGCCTTAAAGGaaagaagtgaaaaaaataacgGGTCCTCAGAATTTTCAACAGAAGAACTGGACAATAGCATTCTATTATCTAAATCAGCAAATTATGATACAGCTACCTCACTACAGGAAAAGTTACTTTCGAAGAAACTAGCtatgaaagaagaagaagaaactaatTTGAAACGgaaaattgatgaaattaaCACACCAGAGGAAAGTGAATCTTCGAACGTTGAAGATGACttagaagaggaagaagaatcttctGTTGTTCCTGAAGTAGTACATACGGGCACTGTGAAGTCGGGTTTTGTTGATACAGATGAATCTGTAAAACTATACGAATCTGGTTATCATGACCGCTACTATCAACAAAAATTTCATGTCTCGGCAAAGGATATTCCAGCTTTACAAAAAGACGTTGTTAAGTGTTACGTAGAGGGAATATCATGGGTTTTACTTTATTATTACCAAGGATGTGCATCATGGACTTGGTACTATCCTTACCATTATGCGCCTTTTGCTGAGGACTTTGTTAACATCAAAGGCTTAGATATCAAATTTGACCTGGGTGAACCATTTTTACCATATGAGCAACTAATGAGTGTTTTACCTGCAGCTTCTGGTCATGCACTTCCAGAAATATTCAGACCTCTAATGTCTGATCCAAATTCGGAGATAATAGATTTTTATCCAGAGGAATTCCCTGTAGATATGAACGGTAAAAAGATGGCGTGGCAAGGTATTGCTTTGTTGCCTtttattgatgaaaaaagaCTTCTTAAGGCTGTTCGTGAGCAATATTCAAAACTTACAGATGCTGAAAAAGCTAGAAATGTtaggaagaaagaagtacTTTTAATAAGCAACAAAAACGTTAATTACGATCTTTTCATAAAGAACTTGTACAGCGAAAATCCTGTCGAAGTTCTAGAATTCAAACACTTCAAGTCTGGGCTTAGTGGATTTGTATCACAAGATGAGGAGGGTTTCCAATTGAATTCGAAGTTAATGTGCCCTATAAATGAAGGAGGTTTGCCCGATTTAAGCACAAATTTATTCTTAAGAGTAGCATACACAATGCCTAAGATTGTTGAAAAGTGCAAATCTTTGATCTTGAATGGGTATATTCCTCCACAACCTATGCTCACCCCACAAGATCGGGACTGTATTATGTATAAGTACAGTAATCGTTGGAACCCTTCAATGATGAAGTACAATATCGTTCCAGTTGGTCCCTATGGAATTACTCAATATCAACCAAGAGTTGGAGGGTATCgaagcttcttcttccacagAGAGCAAGTAAACAACACTCAGCAGCATACCTCCCATAAAACACAATACTATGCGCAACAAAAACCTCAGGCAAGCAGATATCAACAATCTAGGTTTAACGGTGGGAACTACAGAAACaattataataacaacGGCAATAGTAACAATAACGGCAATAACGGCAGTAGGTATTCTAACCACAATGATCACAGAAGGGGTTTCAGAAATtaa
- the LDO16 gene encoding Ldo16p, with protein sequence MNPKSLAQFAFHLAAFVSIAFVASMFVLPFITVSFVLSSMTVGLSFASRSFFQVGMFFYDRFVMFLQVQLRSMIEQMPSNQPTGYNLKKPAKPAAATAAAAAATATATPSSANAAENVPVVTTESLIAEEPNIDRLLIKKSQPPVPTETLGANIPLHSIEESLLDTA encoded by the coding sequence ATGAACCCTAAATCGTTAGCGCAATTCGCATTCCACTTGGCGGCTTTTGTCAGTATCGCGTTTGTTGCTTCCATGTTTGTTTTACCGTTTATAACCGTATCATTTGTGCTTTCGTCGATGACTGTTGGTTTGTCATTTGCCAGTCGTTCGTTCTTCCAGGTGGGTATGTTCTTTTACGACAGATTTGTAATGTTCTTGCAAGTTCAATTGAGAAGCATGATTGAACAAATGCCTTCGAACCAGCCTACAGGATataatttgaagaaaccagCCAAGCCTGCCGCTGCTACTGCCGCTGCCGCCGCCgctactgctactgctactcCTTCTAGTGCGAATGCCGCTGAGAATGTCCCTGTAGTTACCACAGAGTCGCTAATTGCGGAGGAACCAAATATCGACAGATTattgataaagaaaagccaACCTCCAGTGCCAACTGAGACTCTGGGGGCCAATATCCCACTGCATTCCATTGAGGAATCTCTTTTGGACACTGCTTAG